The genomic region AATGTCACCTCTTCTTTTCAAAGCCTTAGCTATTTTATCTGTAAGTTTCAAATCTATTCCCGGCGGATCTACTGTAAGATCTCTAATGGGAAAAACCACTATCTGCCCTAAGGACCTGTCTATAAACATCCCTAAAATGAATATCAGTGCCCATACAAGGATTTTTATCGCGTTCCTTGAATTCATTTTTTGCCCTTAAGTTCCTTAGGGTTAAAAGTTTCTAAAAGTTCATAGCAAAACTTTTGAAGAGCGATTATAGGATCATCGGTTTTTAGACCTAACAGTCGGCCAAGTGTGCTGTAGTAACTTTTTACACCTGAAGCCTGCCAGATAACGTTTCCGTTCGTGTCGAGGATTTTTATAGTTAAGGCCACTACAGGGTAGCTGTAAGCACCTCTTCTCTCGATTTTATATTCATCTACAGAACCCTGAACAAATCCATTAACTTTCAAAACGTCTGCAAGAACTCTAAGATCATTAACATCAAAGTAGAAACCTCCAGGTACACCGAGCCTTTTTACCTCTCTATCAACTTCTCCTTTTGGAACTACATCAATGCCCTTTTCAAGCAGTGCAGTTATGACAAAATCTCTGGCTCTTCCCCCGGCAAATTTATCTGACGAGAAATTCATAAAAGGTAAAACGGCTACTCTCTCTATCCGGCTTATGCTTTCAGGTTTAGAAAAATAGTTTATGTTCCCCTGAGTTGCACATCCACATATGAAGAAGATAGGAAAAATAAAAACCATTAACAGCTTCTTCATAACCGCCTCCCGGTAGATAACTGTTAAACACTTTTAGTAATTTTACCATTTAGAAATTAGAAATCAGGACTAAATATACCACAAATTAGTGAAAAGAGGTAATTGAAATATTAATAAATTTAAGATATTTAATTGTTTTCATTCGTCCTCGATGAGTAACAAATTACCCGATTTTTACCAAGTTTTTTCGCTTTATACAGTGCTTCATCTGCCTTTTCTATGAACTCTTTATACTTGCTTCTCGCATTTTCTGTAAGTTCTTCTGGAGGAATAGGATAGCATCCTATACTTACAGTTACTTTTATTAATTTTCCTTCAAATTCAAATCTGTGTTTTTCTATACTTTCTCTAATTCTTTCAAATACTTTTCCGCCGTCATATTTGTCAGTGTTGAACAGCACCATCAAAATTTCTTCACCTCCGTAGCGCAGTACCAAATCTATGTCCCTTACATGGTGTTTTACGATTGACGATAATGTTCTAAGTACATAATCTCCGGCAAGATGACCATATGTATCGTTTATTTTTTTAAAATCATCTATATCCATCATTCCTACCACCAATGGCTTGTTTTCTCGCCCTGCTAAAGATATTAGCTCTTGAAACCTTTTCATACCGAATCTTCTGTTATAGAGCTTTGTAAGCGGATCTAAGTATGATTCTTCCTGCAATCTTTTGTAGTTTCTTGCATTTGTAAGCCCAAGAGACATTAAATCTCTTATTCTTCTTAAGAATTTTAGCTCAAATCCCGAGAATTTTGTGGGTTTGGCAAGTATGAGAATGGCTTTTACATCTATTGAAGTTAAAGGAACTATCAAAAGCTCCCTAACGTCCGTTTTGTCTAAAAGCTCAATTTTTACATCGGAAACATTTATTAGTTTTAAATCTTTAAAGCTGAAGCATGCTTCTATGAAGTCTGTTGTTTGACACTCTCTAAAGTTGAAACATGCTATTCTTGTTGTTACTCCTTCAGAGTCTTTCATATAAGCTGCCATAGCAACTATTCCGAATTTTTCCAGTAGAAAGTTATAAAAAGACTTTGCCAGAACTTCAGGAGTTGCTAAAGTTGCAAACAGCTTTCCGACCTCTCTCTGGTAGTTATCTAAGATTTCACTCATGTAAAGATTTTCTATGAAATGGTTTATTTCTTTAGATACCTCGTATATGAAATCGTCTTCTTGCGCTTCTATTTTTAGCTGCTTTATTTCCTCAAGGGAATGGGCTTTTGAACCTTCCAGCACTCTTCTTATTCTGCGAAAAATGTCCGTTACATTGTCAAAGTACTCTTTTAAATTCCCCCTGACTATTACATAATATATAAACCAGCCTAATATAAAGTTGGATATGAGAGAGGTGGCAAATTCAAGGGGATCTATAGGATGGCCCTGGAGGAAAAATCGATGTATTACTATTGGAGCAGCAACTCCGGAAATCACGGACATTATTGCTATATCTCTTATAAGTTTTTTCTTAATGTTAACCACATCAACCCCCGGAGGAACCATAGATGAAAAATACTGAATTCAATTATACACAAAATAGTTTCAGTAATGTTGCAAAAGCCGTTGCTGGTGAGATAGGCATTTCGGAAAAGGAAGTATTTGAAGCTATACACAAAGTGAAAAAGCCAATCCCTTCAGAAGTGGAAGGATTGGCTTCCATAGTCGTTTTTCATGTTTTAAATGTTATAGACCAAGAAATTCCTTTAAAATAGACTCAGAAATTTTATGTATATCAACTGGATAATTTCCAGAATTGATAGCTTCTTTTATCTCCTGAACACGAATAGTATCTACACTCTGAAGCTGGACTTGCTCTTTGACTGCTTTTTCAATCTCTGTACTTTCATTTACAGATACGGCGTTAGGTTCCTGCAATACCGTTTCGTCTGCTTGCCCGTTCCTTGCACGTTTCCTTATCTGCTTCTTGAGGTGCTGTGCCTCAACACCTGCTATATTCTGAAAACCTTCTATTTTCATGGTACTTCTCCCTACCTTCCGATTACCGCATACACCTTCACCCTACATTATCGGATGAATTCAACCAAATTTTACACCTTCTTTATAACGAATCAAACTTGAG from Desulfurobacterium sp. TC5-1 harbors:
- the flgM gene encoding flagellar biosynthesis anti-sigma factor FlgM, with protein sequence MKIEGFQNIAGVEAQHLKKQIRKRARNGQADETVLQEPNAVSVNESTEIEKAVKEQVQLQSVDTIRVQEIKEAINSGNYPVDIHKISESILKEFLGL
- a CDS encoding GGDEF domain-containing protein, with the protein product MVNIKKKLIRDIAIMSVISGVAAPIVIHRFFLQGHPIDPLEFATSLISNFILGWFIYYVIVRGNLKEYFDNVTDIFRRIRRVLEGSKAHSLEEIKQLKIEAQEDDFIYEVSKEINHFIENLYMSEILDNYQREVGKLFATLATPEVLAKSFYNFLLEKFGIVAMAAYMKDSEGVTTRIACFNFRECQTTDFIEACFSFKDLKLINVSDVKIELLDKTDVRELLIVPLTSIDVKAILILAKPTKFSGFELKFLRRIRDLMSLGLTNARNYKRLQEESYLDPLTKLYNRRFGMKRFQELISLAGRENKPLVVGMMDIDDFKKINDTYGHLAGDYVLRTLSSIVKHHVRDIDLVLRYGGEEILMVLFNTDKYDGGKVFERIRESIEKHRFEFEGKLIKVTVSIGCYPIPPEELTENARSKYKEFIEKADEALYKAKKLGKNRVICYSSRTNENN